Proteins found in one Lysinibacillus fusiformis genomic segment:
- a CDS encoding ABC transporter permease: MMYILRRIILLITTILLVSIITFGVFQILPGDPVRTMLGTEADPTQIENLRSELGLDRPLYEQYVDWMKGLLTGQLGNSIRFSMPVKELLFDRLPVTMSLAGLTLIIVLIISLPLGMFAARRQNKLSDVSLSTVTQIGMAVPSFWLGMMLILYIGLQFSFFKISGYIPWTQSLAGALSTLILPALTIAIPQIAVNFRYVRTAILEQVQLDYVRTIRSKGMSEQNVMYKHVLKNSMIPILTVFGLIMAEVVAGTIIVEQVFSLPGIGQLLITAISNRDFPLVQGIVMYITVAVVMINFIVDVLYSVLDPRIRLR; encoded by the coding sequence ATGATGTATATCCTACGTCGAATCATCCTGTTAATAACAACCATCCTTCTAGTATCCATTATTACATTTGGTGTTTTTCAAATATTACCTGGTGATCCGGTTCGAACGATGCTAGGGACAGAAGCGGATCCCACTCAAATTGAAAATTTACGATCTGAGCTTGGCTTGGATCGTCCTCTTTATGAACAATATGTGGATTGGATGAAGGGCTTATTGACAGGGCAATTAGGGAATTCCATTCGATTTTCCATGCCAGTAAAAGAATTACTATTTGATCGACTTCCTGTCACCATGTCATTAGCAGGGCTCACCCTTATCATTGTCTTAATCATCTCCTTACCTTTAGGGATGTTTGCAGCAAGAAGACAAAATAAATTAAGTGATGTGTCCTTATCGACTGTAACCCAAATCGGTATGGCCGTGCCTTCCTTTTGGCTTGGGATGATGCTTATTCTTTACATTGGCTTACAGTTCAGCTTCTTTAAAATTAGTGGCTATATTCCTTGGACACAAAGTTTAGCAGGGGCGCTCAGTACGCTCATACTTCCAGCTTTAACGATTGCGATTCCCCAAATTGCGGTGAATTTTCGTTATGTCCGTACAGCTATATTGGAGCAGGTCCAGCTCGATTATGTCCGCACAATACGCAGTAAAGGGATGTCTGAACAAAATGTGATGTATAAGCATGTTTTGAAAAATTCAATGATCCCGATATTGACGGTTTTTGGTTTGATTATGGCGGAGGTTGTGGCAGGGACGATTATTGTGGAGCAGGTGTTTTCATTACCAGGGATTGGTCAATTATTGATTACGGCTATCAGTAATCGCGATTTCCCACTCGTACAGGGGATCGTTATGTATATTACAGTAGCTGTCGTCATGATTAATTTTATCGTCGATGTTTTATATTCTGTGTTGGACCCTAGAATTCGATTACGTTAA
- a CDS encoding ABC transporter ATP-binding protein, with product MTKKEVLLEINHLKAYFPVKRKSMKEEKKVIKAVDDISIEIYRGETLGIVGESGSGKSTFGRTILKLVEPTAGEVLYKGQPIQHLKGNKLQSYRNQMQMIFQDPFASLNPRMRIGSIIEEPMKLQLTLTKEQRKERVRELLQKVGLPEDAMQKFPHEFSGGQRQRIGIARALAIHPEFIIADEPVSALDVSVQSQVLNLMMDLQDEFQLTYLFISHDLSVVKHISDRVAVLYLGRVVEVGTKKELYANPLHPYTQALLSAIPVVNFDEPKQEILLQGELPSPMNPPVGCVFHTRCPFVMERCHQERPVLQNENDHQRVACFLYD from the coding sequence ATGACGAAGAAAGAAGTTTTGCTGGAAATTAATCATTTAAAAGCCTACTTTCCTGTGAAGCGCAAGTCGATGAAGGAAGAGAAAAAAGTCATCAAGGCAGTTGACGATATTTCAATAGAGATTTATAGAGGAGAAACACTTGGTATTGTTGGCGAATCAGGTTCAGGAAAATCCACCTTTGGACGAACAATTTTAAAGCTCGTTGAACCAACGGCAGGGGAAGTGTTGTATAAAGGGCAGCCCATCCAGCATTTAAAGGGGAATAAGCTGCAAAGTTACCGCAATCAAATGCAAATGATTTTTCAGGATCCCTTCGCCTCACTCAATCCTCGGATGCGAATCGGTTCTATTATCGAAGAACCGATGAAGCTGCAATTAACCTTGACGAAGGAGCAACGAAAAGAGCGTGTGAGGGAGCTGTTACAAAAGGTAGGGCTACCTGAGGATGCCATGCAAAAGTTTCCGCATGAGTTTTCTGGTGGACAACGACAGCGAATTGGGATTGCACGGGCATTAGCGATTCATCCAGAATTCATTATTGCCGATGAGCCCGTATCTGCACTGGATGTGTCGGTGCAATCGCAAGTGCTCAATCTCATGATGGATTTACAGGATGAATTTCAATTAACCTATTTATTTATCTCACATGACTTAAGCGTTGTGAAGCATATTAGTGACCGTGTGGCAGTGCTGTATTTAGGTAGAGTGGTAGAAGTTGGAACAAAGAAGGAGCTATATGCCAATCCATTGCATCCCTATACACAAGCATTACTATCTGCGATACCAGTGGTTAATTTTGATGAGCCAAAACAAGAAATACTTTTACAGGGCGAGTTACCAAGCCCGATGAATCCACCTGTCGGCTGTGTCTTTCATACACGTTGCCCATTTGTGATGGAAAGATGTCATCAGGAAAGACCGGTGCTTCAGAATGAAAATGATCATCAACGCGTAGCTTGCTTTTTGTATGATTAA
- a CDS encoding ABC transporter permease translates to MKQLQRYTKKINLVIGLLVIVGFLLVMLVSFFYTPHDVNAMNIPEKLRGPGGAYMFGTDEFGRDIFSRIMKGTQTAFAVGLLTVAIGTVFGILIGGIAGYVGGWVDEIFMRTMDALMAFPGIILALMLVAVFGPGITNTAIALGIIAIPAIARIARSGFVQQRDSEYVLAAKLIGVKPYSIMFRHILPNISSQIIVAATVTFATAMLAEAALSYLGLGVQPPNPSWGRMLKDSQAYLIGAPWYTYAPGGAITILVLGLYMLSNALRDFMDPRSKS, encoded by the coding sequence ATGAAACAACTACAGCGCTATACTAAAAAAATCAATTTAGTCATTGGTCTCCTCGTCATTGTTGGCTTTCTGCTCGTCATGCTTGTTAGCTTTTTTTATACACCCCATGATGTCAACGCGATGAATATACCGGAAAAATTGCGTGGTCCAGGTGGTGCTTATATGTTTGGAACAGATGAATTCGGGCGAGATATTTTTAGCCGCATTATGAAGGGGACACAAACAGCCTTTGCCGTTGGTCTATTAACGGTTGCAATCGGAACGGTGTTTGGCATTCTCATAGGCGGGATTGCAGGCTATGTTGGTGGCTGGGTCGATGAAATATTTATGCGCACGATGGACGCTTTAATGGCCTTTCCAGGGATCATTTTAGCATTAATGCTTGTAGCGGTATTCGGCCCAGGAATAACGAATACAGCCATAGCGCTTGGCATTATCGCGATACCTGCTATTGCTAGGATTGCCCGCAGTGGCTTTGTGCAACAACGTGACTCAGAATATGTGCTGGCAGCGAAATTAATTGGGGTTAAGCCTTATAGCATCATGTTCCGCCATATTTTGCCGAACATTTCATCGCAAATTATTGTTGCGGCAACCGTAACATTTGCGACGGCTATGCTGGCCGAGGCAGCATTGAGCTATTTAGGGCTTGGGGTACAGCCACCAAACCCTAGCTGGGGCAGAATGTTAAAAGATTCACAAGCCTATTTAATCGGTGCCCCATGGTATACGTACGCCCCTGGTGGAGCCATTACGATTCTTGTTCTAGGCTTATATATGCTCAGTAATGCTTTACGAGATTTTATGGACCCACGTTCAAAATCGTAA
- a CDS encoding P1 family peptidase, with product MFGNITDVPGVKVGHRENKEGITGCTALLVENGAVCGVDVRGSAPGTRETDALDPINEIDRVHAICLAGGSAFGLDAATGVMQFLEEQGIGVDAGVAKIPIVPSAVLFDLFIGDPHARPTAQMGYEAAQAAQVGLFPNGNVGAGYGATVGKLAGPAFAMKGGLGSASYAGKGGLVAGAIVAVNAVGDVKDPTTRQILAGARDAHSGQWVDCCAYLEEHAQSEALAGTNTTIGVVAVNAKLTKAEAKKIAQLTQNALARTIYPVHTMLDGDTIFVLGTGDQSYALDYLGQLATKVMEEAILAGIKAADRLADVESYTSIQKIST from the coding sequence ATGTTTGGCAATATAACAGATGTGCCAGGTGTTAAGGTGGGACATCGTGAAAACAAGGAGGGCATCACTGGCTGCACGGCGCTATTAGTGGAAAACGGGGCGGTGTGTGGAGTGGATGTTCGGGGCTCTGCACCAGGTACTCGTGAAACAGACGCGTTAGATCCCATCAATGAGATTGATCGAGTCCATGCCATTTGTTTAGCTGGTGGCAGTGCGTTTGGATTAGACGCTGCTACAGGTGTGATGCAATTTTTAGAGGAGCAAGGGATTGGGGTCGATGCAGGTGTGGCAAAAATACCGATTGTGCCAAGTGCGGTCCTCTTTGACTTATTTATCGGTGATCCGCATGCTCGACCTACTGCACAAATGGGCTATGAAGCGGCACAAGCAGCACAAGTTGGGTTATTTCCAAATGGCAATGTAGGCGCTGGCTACGGAGCAACTGTAGGCAAATTAGCAGGTCCAGCGTTTGCGATGAAAGGTGGGCTTGGTAGTGCTTCCTATGCGGGGAAAGGTGGTCTTGTAGCAGGTGCAATCGTGGCTGTCAATGCAGTAGGAGATGTCAAGGACCCTACGACAAGGCAAATTTTAGCTGGAGCAAGAGATGCGCATTCTGGTCAATGGGTGGATTGCTGTGCCTATCTGGAGGAGCATGCGCAATCAGAGGCATTAGCTGGTACCAATACAACCATTGGTGTGGTGGCAGTGAATGCCAAGCTAACGAAGGCAGAGGCTAAAAAGATTGCGCAGCTTACACAAAATGCCTTAGCACGAACGATTTATCCTGTTCATACGATGCTGGATGGCGATACGATTTTTGTGCTCGGGACGGGCGATCAATCCTATGCACTTGATTATTTAGGTCAACTAGCAACAAAGGTGATGGAGGAAGCGATTCTTGCTGGTATTAAAGCCGCTGATCGATTGGCGGATGTTGAAAGTTATACAAGCATTCAAAAGATAAGCACTTAG
- a CDS encoding aldehyde dehydrogenase family protein: protein MKKIPMLIDGEWVHGDAEAYLDVKNPSTGEVIAQISNASKEHVEEAVRAARIAFEREDWRQWKAYERGQLLIEFAHYIRKHAEEWSLLECRDVGKPLSQARADIEAAARYFEFYGGAADKVMGDTIPIEDGLLNAVVLEPVGITVHIVPWNYPIQITARSVAAAIATGNAVIVKSAEDTPLTTHAIAQWFADKLPKGIFQHITGLGRDVGPYLTSQPDINHITFTGSVPTGIAVMKAAAENVVPVTLELGGKSPNIVFADANIEQALEGVVRAIIQNAGQTCSAGARLLIEERIKESFIAQLAQKFQAIQVGPGEADMDMGPLLNEQQYTKITALLQQAKVDGYVVTGGEPLTLAGYENGFYVQPTILDGVDPKDPLAQEEIFGPVLTVLTFSTVEEAIALANSTDYGLVAGIWSQNIDTAHYVASRVQAGQVFVNNYGAAGGIQMPFGGYKKSGIGREKGFVALRNYTQMKNIAIRYAPPNQH from the coding sequence ATGAAAAAAATTCCTATGTTGATAGATGGCGAGTGGGTTCACGGTGATGCAGAGGCATACCTAGATGTTAAGAATCCCTCAACAGGTGAAGTGATTGCACAAATTAGTAACGCGAGTAAAGAACATGTAGAAGAGGCAGTACGTGCAGCTCGTATAGCATTTGAACGAGAGGACTGGCGTCAATGGAAAGCCTATGAACGTGGGCAGTTATTGATCGAATTTGCTCATTATATTCGTAAGCATGCTGAGGAATGGAGTTTACTCGAATGTCGGGATGTAGGAAAGCCCTTATCACAGGCAAGAGCAGATATTGAAGCAGCGGCTCGCTATTTTGAATTTTACGGCGGTGCAGCGGATAAGGTGATGGGGGATACCATTCCGATTGAGGATGGGCTATTAAATGCAGTAGTGCTAGAGCCAGTCGGCATTACGGTACATATTGTGCCATGGAATTATCCGATTCAAATTACGGCAAGAAGTGTCGCAGCGGCTATAGCGACTGGTAATGCAGTCATTGTGAAAAGTGCGGAAGATACACCGCTGACAACCCATGCCATTGCACAATGGTTCGCGGATAAGCTACCAAAAGGGATTTTCCAGCATATTACGGGCTTGGGACGAGATGTTGGCCCTTATTTAACATCACAACCCGATATTAATCATATTACGTTTACAGGTTCTGTTCCAACAGGGATTGCGGTGATGAAGGCGGCAGCGGAAAATGTTGTGCCTGTGACATTAGAGCTTGGAGGGAAATCACCTAATATTGTTTTTGCGGATGCTAACATCGAGCAGGCATTAGAGGGGGTTGTACGTGCGATTATCCAAAATGCTGGTCAAACTTGTTCAGCAGGGGCACGTTTACTCATTGAGGAACGTATCAAAGAGTCCTTCATTGCACAATTAGCGCAAAAATTCCAAGCGATACAAGTAGGGCCAGGTGAAGCGGATATGGATATGGGGCCGCTACTAAATGAACAACAATATACGAAAATCACTGCATTATTACAGCAAGCAAAGGTAGATGGCTATGTAGTTACGGGTGGAGAACCATTGACATTGGCAGGCTATGAAAATGGCTTTTATGTACAGCCAACTATACTAGATGGCGTTGATCCAAAAGATCCATTAGCGCAGGAAGAAATCTTTGGCCCTGTGTTAACCGTCTTGACATTTTCCACTGTAGAAGAAGCTATCGCATTAGCCAATAGCACAGACTATGGCTTAGTGGCGGGCATTTGGTCGCAAAATATTGATACGGCTCATTATGTGGCAAGTCGTGTGCAGGCTGGCCAAGTATTTGTCAATAATTATGGGGCTGCTGGAGGCATTCAAATGCCGTTTGGAGGCTATAAAAAAAGCGGAATTGGTCGAGAGAAGGGCTTTGTTGCACTGCGAAACTATACGCAAATGAAAAACATCGCTATACGCTATGCACCACCTAATCAACACTGA
- a CDS encoding tartrate dehydrogenase has protein sequence MTAIKIAVIPGDGIGKEVMQEALKVLNCLQEQHSSLHIKTTIFPWSSDYYVQHGYMMPEDALATLQTFDAILFGAIGDARVPDDVTVWELIMPIRKHFQQYVNFRPIKSLPGIASPLANGKEIDFVIFRENAEGEYSDSGGRLYQQQPQEMTIQNTIMTRMGIEKIVQAACDYAKQHGKTKITSATKSNAIIHSMKFWDEHTRKTVAQSSPALQLESIYIDALVAYFVERPQDFEVVVASNLFGDILSDLGSAIVGGLGLSPSANLNPEKDFPSMFEPVHGSAPDIAGKGIANPIAQIWSLALLLGHQGRPDLEQLIVKAITAVLQEGVVKTADIGGQATTAQMGDAICQEIINRTLTAGGV, from the coding sequence ATGACGGCGATCAAAATAGCGGTAATACCAGGAGATGGTATAGGAAAAGAAGTGATGCAGGAAGCGTTAAAAGTTTTAAATTGTTTGCAAGAACAACATAGCTCCTTACACATCAAAACTACCATTTTTCCTTGGAGCTCCGATTACTACGTGCAGCATGGCTATATGATGCCTGAGGATGCACTGGCAACACTTCAAACATTTGATGCGATTTTATTCGGCGCTATTGGTGATGCACGTGTGCCAGATGATGTGACCGTTTGGGAATTGATTATGCCCATTCGGAAACATTTCCAGCAATATGTGAATTTCCGTCCTATTAAATCACTGCCAGGGATCGCGTCTCCGTTGGCTAACGGCAAAGAGATTGACTTTGTGATCTTCCGTGAAAATGCAGAGGGCGAATATTCGGACAGTGGTGGTCGACTGTACCAGCAGCAGCCACAGGAAATGACGATTCAAAATACCATCATGACGCGAATGGGGATTGAAAAGATTGTCCAAGCCGCCTGTGATTATGCGAAGCAACACGGTAAAACCAAAATAACAAGTGCGACAAAATCGAATGCCATTATTCATTCGATGAAATTCTGGGACGAGCATACAAGAAAAACGGTGGCCCAAAGCTCACCAGCACTGCAGCTTGAATCCATTTATATCGATGCATTAGTTGCCTATTTTGTAGAACGACCACAGGATTTCGAGGTGGTGGTGGCGTCCAATTTGTTTGGCGATATTTTATCTGATTTAGGCTCTGCCATTGTCGGAGGACTTGGTCTGTCTCCATCGGCCAATCTGAATCCAGAAAAGGATTTTCCATCGATGTTTGAGCCTGTTCATGGCTCAGCACCAGATATTGCAGGCAAGGGCATTGCCAATCCAATCGCACAAATTTGGTCGCTTGCCTTGCTTCTTGGACATCAGGGTAGACCAGATTTAGAACAGCTCATTGTCAAAGCTATTACAGCAGTGCTGCAAGAAGGCGTTGTGAAAACAGCAGATATTGGTGGACAAGCGACAACAGCACAAATGGGCGATGCGATTTGTCAGGAAATCATTAATAGAACGTTAACAGCAGGAGGTGTTTAG
- a CDS encoding ABC transporter substrate-binding protein: protein MQWKKSGLILITVLMAIVMAACSSDGEKNTTTTDGQTAADVPQEIVVRVNDDPDFLDPHKATASISYQMILNIFEGLMAPETDGSLKEGLAESHEISEDGLTYTFKIRQGVKFHNGDDLTMEDIQYSFDRLMGKNGGEKMSNSFDNVASTEAPDASTFVIKLKEPNSNFLYSLTGRQSAIIPKRNDGKHNENPIGTGPFAFVKYAPGTNLELKKNEQYWQEGLPYLNKVTFAFQSDDQAAIMSLMANEVDLTSVPWHRVSEVEGSYNLSHQNNNSSLIVTFNETKAPFDNVKVRQAINYAISKADIIDSVFAGYAVPLGSNMSPAMGDFQKKGLESMYERDVEKAKALLAEAGYPDGFKTKITVSSHNDIYSNIAQIVVANLQEIGIDVEIEVVEWGIWLDRVYFGRDYAMTTIDLTGRASAFEVLNDYISTNDSENFFLFKNEEYDKIMADVLKETDQAKQIDYYHRAQEILAEQATAVYIADYQIVWGSDKQVTGLKSYPFWFHDMSEVKFSN, encoded by the coding sequence ATGCAATGGAAAAAAAGCGGATTGATACTAATAACAGTGTTAATGGCAATCGTTATGGCGGCGTGTTCAAGTGATGGAGAGAAAAATACGACAACTACGGATGGTCAAACGGCAGCAGATGTTCCACAGGAAATTGTTGTACGTGTCAATGATGATCCAGATTTTTTAGATCCACATAAAGCGACAGCGTCCATTTCGTATCAAATGATTCTTAATATCTTTGAGGGGCTAATGGCTCCTGAAACAGATGGCTCGTTAAAAGAGGGACTTGCTGAAAGCCATGAAATCTCTGAGGATGGCTTAACGTATACGTTTAAAATTCGCCAAGGTGTGAAGTTTCATAATGGTGATGACTTAACGATGGAGGATATTCAATATTCCTTTGACCGTTTAATGGGAAAAAATGGTGGGGAAAAAATGTCCAATAGCTTTGATAACGTGGCATCTACAGAGGCACCTGATGCGAGTACATTTGTGATCAAGCTAAAAGAGCCAAATTCAAATTTCCTCTATTCATTAACAGGAAGACAATCAGCTATTATTCCGAAGCGCAATGATGGGAAGCATAATGAAAATCCAATTGGTACAGGCCCATTTGCCTTTGTGAAATATGCACCAGGTACAAATTTAGAGCTTAAGAAAAATGAGCAGTACTGGCAGGAAGGATTACCTTATTTGAATAAAGTAACCTTTGCCTTCCAATCAGATGATCAGGCAGCCATTATGAGCTTGATGGCCAATGAAGTTGATTTAACGAGTGTTCCTTGGCACCGTGTGAGCGAGGTAGAGGGAAGCTATAATTTATCACATCAAAATAATAACTCATCTCTTATTGTGACATTTAACGAAACAAAGGCACCATTTGATAATGTGAAGGTTCGTCAAGCAATCAATTACGCTATTAGTAAAGCTGATATTATTGACTCTGTGTTTGCAGGCTACGCCGTGCCACTTGGCTCTAATATGAGTCCAGCAATGGGCGATTTCCAAAAGAAGGGCTTAGAAAGCATGTATGAGCGAGATGTGGAAAAAGCGAAGGCCTTATTAGCGGAAGCGGGATATCCTGATGGCTTTAAAACAAAAATTACAGTGTCTTCACACAATGATATTTACTCAAACATTGCACAAATTGTCGTGGCTAATTTGCAAGAAATCGGCATTGATGTAGAAATTGAAGTCGTGGAATGGGGAATTTGGCTAGATCGCGTTTACTTTGGTCGTGATTATGCAATGACAACGATTGATTTAACGGGTCGTGCATCTGCTTTTGAAGTGTTGAATGATTACATTTCTACAAATGATAGTGAAAACTTCTTCTTATTTAAAAATGAAGAATACGACAAAATTATGGCCGATGTTTTAAAGGAAACAGATCAAGCCAAACAAATAGATTACTATCATCGTGCACAGGAAATTTTAGCAGAGCAGGCGACAGCGGTATATATTGCGGATTATCAAATCGTTTGGGGCTCTGATAAACAAGTGACGGGGCTGAAGAGCTATCCATTCTGGTTCCACGATATGTCAGAGGTCAAGTTTTCAAACTAG
- a CDS encoding ABC transporter ATP-binding protein, translating to MEQPKEKEVLLEVNQLSIKFHLKNGKEAKVVEDVNFAIHKGETVALVGESGSGKSITSLAIMRLLPIPPGEITAGSITFNGKNLLSYKNKEMSRIRGNEMSMIFQEPMTSLDPVFTIGNQMIEGIRRHQKVSKKEAWHKALQLLKEVGIANAEKVIAEYPHQLSGGMRQRVMIAIAMSNNPQLLIADEPTTALDVTVQAQILKLMLKMKEEHRSAILFITHDMSVVAETADRVMVMYAGQIVEEAPVRELFLNPQHPYTTALLKTMPSLETDVKRLPSIPGTVPPAYALPDGCRFAPRCPHAMQHCHQEQPAVHYIQEAHKVRCHLFTEKGELAHDEERSFAGN from the coding sequence ATGGAACAGCCAAAAGAAAAAGAAGTGCTTTTAGAGGTCAATCAATTATCAATCAAATTCCATCTGAAAAATGGAAAAGAGGCTAAAGTTGTTGAAGATGTAAATTTTGCCATTCACAAAGGAGAAACCGTTGCACTAGTAGGTGAATCGGGTAGTGGCAAAAGCATTACATCCTTAGCCATCATGCGGTTGCTGCCCATACCACCAGGAGAAATTACAGCAGGTTCTATAACCTTCAACGGCAAAAATCTACTTAGCTATAAAAATAAAGAGATGAGCCGTATTCGTGGTAATGAAATGAGTATGATTTTTCAAGAGCCCATGACCTCTTTAGATCCCGTTTTTACGATTGGCAATCAAATGATAGAAGGCATACGCAGACATCAAAAGGTATCAAAAAAAGAGGCGTGGCATAAAGCGCTTCAGCTCTTAAAGGAAGTCGGGATTGCGAATGCAGAAAAGGTCATCGCTGAATATCCTCACCAATTATCAGGCGGGATGCGGCAACGTGTCATGATTGCCATCGCGATGTCCAATAATCCGCAGCTATTGATTGCGGATGAGCCAACTACTGCGCTGGATGTCACGGTACAGGCACAGATATTAAAGCTAATGCTGAAAATGAAGGAAGAGCATCGGTCAGCCATTTTATTCATCACCCATGATATGAGTGTTGTCGCAGAAACAGCTGACCGTGTCATGGTGATGTATGCAGGGCAGATAGTCGAGGAAGCGCCAGTAAGAGAGCTATTTTTAAATCCACAGCATCCTTATACAACGGCTCTTTTAAAGACGATGCCAAGCCTTGAAACAGATGTCAAAAGGCTGCCGTCGATTCCTGGGACTGTGCCACCAGCATATGCATTACCTGACGGCTGTCGCTTTGCCCCTCGCTGTCCACATGCGATGCAGCATTGTCATCAGGAGCAACCCGCAGTTCATTACATTCAAGAGGCACATAAGGTGCGCTGTCATTTATTCACAGAGAAAGGAGAGCTGGCTCATGACGAAGAAAGAAGTTTTGCTGGAAATTAA
- a CDS encoding SDR family NAD(P)-dependent oxidoreductase: MTVEQKVIVVTGAGGGMGKAIIQEQLKQGNRVVGLDLSIDALSDIAQDALQCFEVNVLQEERVQAICQQVFDKYGRIDGLVNALGIAQSATPIEEVSMDEWNRLMDVNVKSLFITTKAVVPFMKKQQRGSIITIASISAVRPRPGLQAYIASKGAAESFTRGLAIELASSQIRVNTIHPGPADTQMLGQFAAQGADVGQTKQSVFVQSVPLGRLVKPSDIAGAVSYLLSDAASMVTGTTLHVDGGRGL, from the coding sequence ATGACAGTTGAGCAAAAGGTGATTGTGGTTACAGGTGCAGGAGGCGGTATGGGCAAGGCCATTATTCAAGAGCAATTAAAGCAGGGCAACCGAGTCGTAGGGCTTGATTTATCGATTGATGCCTTATCCGATATTGCACAGGATGCCCTCCAATGCTTTGAAGTCAATGTGTTGCAGGAGGAGCGTGTGCAAGCCATCTGCCAGCAGGTTTTTGACAAGTATGGCAGAATTGATGGCCTTGTGAATGCACTGGGCATTGCCCAGTCAGCTACACCGATTGAAGAGGTCTCGATGGATGAATGGAATCGTTTGATGGATGTGAATGTGAAAAGTTTATTTATCACGACAAAGGCAGTGGTCCCTTTTATGAAAAAACAGCAAAGGGGTTCTATTATTACAATTGCCTCGATTTCAGCGGTGCGACCTAGACCGGGCTTACAAGCCTATATTGCGTCGAAGGGTGCAGCAGAGAGCTTTACAAGAGGGCTTGCGATTGAGCTTGCTTCCAGTCAAATTCGTGTTAATACGATTCATCCAGGCCCAGCCGACACACAGATGCTTGGTCAATTTGCCGCACAGGGTGCTGATGTAGGGCAAACGAAGCAAAGTGTGTTTGTGCAGTCTGTCCCACTTGGGCGATTGGTGAAGCCATCAGATATAGCAGGGGCAGTTAGTTATTTACTGTCGGACGCAGCAAGCATGGTTACAGGGACGACATTACATGTAGATGGTGGTCGTGGATTATAG